The Drosophila teissieri strain GT53w chromosome X, Prin_Dtei_1.1, whole genome shotgun sequence genome has a segment encoding these proteins:
- the LOC122623549 gene encoding BTB/POZ domain-containing protein 17 — MNASGNGGAPPVSGGVGGFGGALGAAAGAGGAGVGGGGGGCGAGGAGAGPDGGPGGGAAAADQVGEAAGGAAGGDAAVNPQGNDNGTSDSPANGPNSTEDQDAKRRKCRETEEAQDGASTMIDANSVLNKIANLYAEQLMSDIVLLVDGKEYPAHRVILCASSDVFQVMLMNPEWNECSKHVIELHEEACCSAVFPQFIKYLYVGHIEVTLQTVMPMLALSDKYNVRDLIDLCVGYMNKHVAKAATSGYLVSWLQYTLSFTPTHNDLTETLKRFLKWNLEMVAESRDFVEMDPAILILLLQQNDLVVTSEYKLFAILQTWLLHRREQMEATGSGGFMELIEQTVSHIRFGMMTPRQLSHLLMDPLIEYHKEFLVERIAIGMSYQSGQEDRVREVRATESGELQFTPRLYWNDTWSVDIDVHNFDAIEDYKNYVTCFFSQRHIAETEEDDPCMTWEIEFFPRGVKYNKAKMVWGEDVPGCSFNTVRLRVTCKHQNIGEERFKIAVLIVGVQNQIMHIRTVVERTEYFSDTSRVINLDNLLPYEELEHTSPYLSPHLTGTARNTLTLHVVITPMGSHTCRDAPPFQF; from the exons ATGAACGCCAGCGGTAACGGTGGAGCACCGCCCGTCTCCGGTGGAGTGGGCGGTTTTGGTGGTGCGCTCGGAGCGGCTGCTGgcgctggtggtgctggcgtaggcggtggcggtggcggatGCGGAGCTGGAGGCGCTGGCGCAGGTCCGGACGGGGGGCCCGGTGGCGGGGCAGCTGCTGCGGACCAGGTTGGTGAGgcagccggaggagcagcaggtggcGATGCAGCCGTCAATCCGCAAGGAAATGACAATGGAACCAGCGACAGCCCAGCGAATGGACCCAACTCTACCGAGGATCAGGACGCCAAGCGTCGCAAGTGTCGCGAAACAGAGGAAGCTCAGGATGGAGCCAGCACG ATGATCGATGCAAATAGTGTGCTCAATAAGATCGCTAACCTGTACGCCGAACAGCTGATGTCAGACATAGTGCTCCTGGTGGACGGCAAGGAGTATCCCGCCCACCGCGTCATCCTCTGCGCCAGCAGCGACGTCTTCCAGGTGATGCTAATGAATCCGGAGTGGAACGAGTGCAGCAAGCATGTAATCGAGCTGCACGAGGAGGCCTGCTGCTCGGCGGTGTTTCCGCAGTTCATCAAGTACCTATACGTTGGCCACATCGAGGTCACACTGCAGACGGTGATGCCAATGCTGGCGCTGAGCGACAAGTACAATGTGCGCGACCTGATCGATCTCTGCGTGGGCTACATGAACAAGCACGTGGCCAAGGCGGCCACCAGCGGTTACCTCGTCTCCTGGCTGCAGTATACGCTCTCCTTCACGCCCACCCACAACGATCTCACCGAAACGCTCAAGCGGTTTCTCAAATGGAACCTCGAGATGGTGGCCGAGTCGCGGGACTTTGTGGAAATGGACCCGGCCATACTGATACTGCTGTTGCAGCAGAACGATCTGGTTGTCACCAGCGAgtacaaattgtttgccatccTGCAGACGTGGCTGCTGCATCGTCGCGAACAGATGGAGGCCACTGGCAGTGGCGGCTTCATGGAGCTGATCGAACAGACTGTGTCTCACATCCGCTTCGGCATGATGACGCCGCGCCAGCTCTCACACCTGCTAATGGATCCGCTGATCGAGTACCACAAGGAGTTCCTCGTCGAGCGCATTGCCATCGGCATGAGCTATCAGTCGGGCCAGGAGGATCGTGTGCGGGAGGTGCGAGCCACCGAATCGGGTGAGCTGCAGTTTACGCCGCGACTCTATTGGAATGACACCTGGAGCGTCGACATCGATGTGCACAACTTTGACGCGATTGAGGACTACAAGAATTATGTGACCTGCTTCTTTTCGCAGCGTCACATTGCCGAGACTGAAGAGGACG ATCCCTGCATGACATGGGAAATCGAGTTTTTCCCGCGAGGCGTTAAGTACAACAAGGCCAAAATGGTATGGGGCGAGGACGTACCAGGCTGCTCCTTTAATACAGTGCGTCTACGGGTTACCTGCAAGCATCAAAACATCGGCGAGGAGCGTTTTAAG atCGCCGTGCTGATCGTGGGCGTACAGAACCAGATTATGCACATTCGCACAGTCGTGGAGCGTACGGAGTACTTCTCGGATACGTCGCGCGTTATTAACCTGGACAACCTGCTGCCGtacgaggagctggagcacACATCACCGTACTTGAGTCCCCATCTGACGGGCACCGCACGGAACACGCTTACCCTGCACGTGGTCATCACGCCGATGGGCTCCCACACCTGCCGCGATGCGCCGCCGTTTCAGttctag
- the LOC122623583 gene encoding thioredoxin domain-containing protein 5 homolog, whose amino-acid sequence MLTRSILSVAVCGLLLSPLLPITRASQEEDTAKQAEDKQFAVELDPETFDTAIAGGNVFVKFFAPWCGHCKRLQPLWEQLAEIMNVDNPKVVIAKVDCTKHQGLCATHQVTGYPTLRLFKLGEEESVKFKGTRDLPAITDFINKELSAPAEADLGEVKREQVENLNLGKVVDLTEDTFAKHVSSGNHFVKFFAPWCSHCQRLAPTWEDLAKELVKEPAVTISKIDCTQFRSICQDFEVKGYPTLLWIEDGKKIEKYSGARDLSTLKVYVEKMVGVPLEKTADETGNEEEAIKEVAGKEEAAKKLAPQQLTGEEEFDQTIAEGIAFIKFYAPWCGHCQKLQPTWEQLATETHQAQSSVKIAKVDCTAPENKQVCIDQQVEGYPTLFLYKNGQRQNEYEGSRSLPELQAYLKKFLGHDEL is encoded by the exons ATGTTGACCAGGTCCATTTTATCTGTGGCCGTGTGCGGCCTTCTCCTGTCGCCCCTCCTGCCCATCACCCGTGCGTCCCAGGAGGAGGACACCGCCAAACAGGCGGAGGACAAACAGTTCGCCGTGGAACTGGACCCGGAAACCTTTGACACAGCGATTGCCGGCGGCAATGTCTTCGTCAAGTTCTTTGCTCCATG GTGCGGCCATTGCAAGCGTCTTCAGCCCCTGTGGGagcagctggccgagatcaTGAACGTGGATAACCCCAAGGTGGTCATCGCCAAGGTGGACTGCACCAAGCACCAGGGACTCTGCGCCACCCACCAGGTCACCGGCTATCCCACACTGCGCCTCTTTAAGCTGGGCGAAGAGGAATCGGTCAAGTTTAAGGGCACTCGGGACTTGCCCGCCATCACCGATTTCATCAACAAGGAACTGAGCGCACCCGCCGAGGCGGATCTGGGTGAGGTCAAGCGCGAGCAGGTCGAGAACCTCAATCTTGGCAAGGTGGTGGACCTCACCGAAGACACCTTTGCCAAGCACGTGTCCAGCGGCAATCACTTTGTCAAATTCTTTGCACCCTGGTGCAGTCATTGTCAG CGTTTGGCACCTACGTGGGAGGATCTGGCCAAGGAGCTGGTGAAAGAGCCTGCCGTAACCATCTCGAAGATCGACTGCACCCAGTTCCGTTCCATATGCCAGGACTTTGAGGTCAAGGGCTATCCTACTCTTCTCTGGATCGAGGATGGCAAGAAGATTGAAAAGTACTCCGGTGCTCGTGATCTGTCCACGCTGAAGGTTTATGTGGAGAAAATGGTGGGTGTGCCACTGGAGAAGACCGCTGACGAGACCGGCAATGAAGAGGAGGCCATCAAGGAGGTTGCCGGCAAGGAGGAGGCAGCCAAGAAGCTAGCCCCACAACAGCTGACTGGCGAGGAAGAGTTTGACCAAACCATTGCCGAGGGCATTGCCTTCATCAAGTTCTATGCTCCGTGGTGTGGACACTGCCAGAAGCTGCAACCCACATGGGAGCAACTGGCCACGGAGACGCACCAGGCACAGAGCTCCGTGAAAATCGCCAAGGTTGACTGCACGGCGCCGGAGAACAAGCAAGTGTGCATCGACCAGCAGGTGGAGGGCTACCCAACCCTCTTCCTGTACAAAAACGGTCAGCGCCAGAACGAGTATGAGGGCAGTCGCTCACTGCCGGAGCTGCAGGCCTACCTTAAGAAGTTCCTTGGCCACGACGAGCTCTAA
- the LOC122623622 gene encoding uncharacterized protein LOC122623622 isoform X2, with amino-acid sequence MQQQRQQLLQRQHLQLQQLEANNRFQEVFATATIIQAHPHPHPHPREPPKKPLLGPYSPLSANISHTMGGDQSGLGNLDADQEQAHMPLILDTSPPIEVTGMGHLKRKTHRGHYKHHRARAGGQKKLSIANSIASSTPSTTAGGDASLATAATLPHGYMDAPLNPAAGTIVQAPQLQLYTSMPIPLILSPSEEKRPSHHAHGHVHGERRNGAQSGGRRRTTTASVSGYEAQTYLNPFLTGELIFEK; translated from the coding sequence atgcagcagcaacgcCAGCAACTGCTGCAGCGCCAACATCTTCAACTGCAGCAACTGGAGGCAAACAATCGCTTCCAGGAGGTCTTTGCCACGGCCACCATCATTCAGgcacatccgcatccccatccacatcccagGGAGCCGCCCAAGAAGCCGCTGTTAGGTCCATATAGCCCGCTATCGGCAAACATAAGTCACACGATGGGTGGTGATCAGTCGGGCCTGGGCAACTTGGATGCAGATCAAGAGCAGGCGCATATGCCCCTAATCCTGGACACCTCGCCGCCGATCGAAGTAACCGGAATGGGTCACCTGAAGCGGAAGACACATCGGGGTCACTACAAACATCATAGAGCCCGAGCCGGTGGTCAAAAAAAACTGTCCATTGCCAATTCGATTGCCAGCTCCACGCCGAGCACCACAGCCGGAGGAGATGCGTCCTTGGCCACTGCGGCCACTTTGCCACACGGTTATATGGACGCACCATTGAATCCGGCGGCAGGAACCATTGTCCAGGCACCACAACTGCAGCTTTACACCTCGATGCCCATTCCACTGATCCTCAGTCCCAGCGAGGAGAAGCGTCCCTCACATCACGCCCACGGACATGTCCATGGCGAGCGGCGGAACGGGGCGCAATCCGGCGGGCGACGAAGGACCACGACTGCCTCCGTTTCTGGCTACGAGGCGCAGACCTACCTCAATCCGTTCCTCACCGGCGAGCTGATCTTCGAGAAGTAA
- the LOC122625369 gene encoding protein bfr2 yields the protein MSNGKATVSFFENGSTTQFEYCYQLYPQVLKLKAEKRCKKPQELIRLDQWYQNELPKLIKARGKDAHMVYDELVQSMKWKQSRGKFYPQLSYLVKVNTPRAVIQETKKAFRKLPNLEQAITALSNLKGVGTTMASALLAAAAPDSAPFMADECLMAIPEIEGIDYTTKEYLNFVNHIQSTVERLNAEVGGDTPHWSPHRVELALWSHYVANDLSPEMLDDMPPPGSGASATGTGSLSTNGSSSKVLDGDDTNDGVGVDLDDESQGAGGRNTATESETENENTNPAALTPLQSGEAKNNAAAVGAALQDGDSNFVSNDSTSQEPIIDDNDGTTQTTATTSTEDGEPIALGIGIGLGGTPLASDSESNQEAPPKTNSLTILTPTQHSTQNQTQAPSQPHKTNNSITNNGQAAPSAEEEAVTAAPQPASKATAAPANGNGNGNGVLGDEDEDEAEDEEEDELDEEEDNEAELEADESNSSNGIVRDSKLQQLAAKKVADAVSPVASAGADSAPAIGQKRTALHCDMELKNAGGVGVSVGEKSPELKKLRSE from the exons ATGTCCAACGGCAAGGCGACGGTCTCGTTCTTCGAGAACGGGAGCACCACACAGTTCGAGTATTGCTACCAGCTCTATCCCCAGGTTCTTAAGCTGAAGGCTGAGAAGCGCTGCAAGAAGCCGCAGGAGCTGATCCGCTTGGATCAGTGGTATCAGAATGAACTGCCCAAATTGATTAAGGCACGCGGCAAGGATGCGCATATGGTATACGATGAGCTCGTCCAGTCGATGAAGTGGAAGCAGTCGCGCGGCAAATTCTATCCGCAGCTATCCTACCTGGTCAAGGTCAACACACCGCGCGCCGTCATCCAGGAGACAAAGAAGGCCTTCCGCAAGCTGCCCAATCTAGAGCAGGCGATCACAGCTTTATCGAACCTCAAGGGCGTCGGCACCACAATGGCCAGTGCACTGCTGGCGGCTGCCGCTCCCGATTCGGCACCATTCATGGCCGACGAGTGCCTGATGGCCATACCAGAGATCGAGGGCATCGATTACACCACCAAGGAGTACCTCAACTTCGTCAATCACATCCAGTCCACCGTGGAGCGCCTCAATGCGGAGGTGGGCGGGGATACGCCGCACTGGTCGCCGCATCGCGTGGAGCTGGCCCTCTGGTCTCACTATGTGGCCAACGATCTCAGTCCCGAGATGCTCGACGATATGCCGCCGCCGGGATCCGGCGCCTCCGCCACTGGCACCGGTTCACTCAGCACAAacggaagcagcagcaaggtGCTTGATGGCGACGATACCAACGACGGTGTGGGTGTCGATTTGGACGACGAAAGCCAGGGAGCAG GCGGTCGCAACACTGCTACAGAATCGGAGACAGAGAACGAGAACACCAACCCGGCTGCTCTGACGCCTCTACAGTCGGGCGAAGCCAAGAACAACGCAGCTGCCGTAGGCGCCGCCCTGCAGGACGGTGACTCTAACTTTGTGTCGAACGATTCCACCTCCCAGGAGCCGATCATTGATGACAACGATGGCACCACACAGACAACGGCCACCACCTCCACAGAGGACGGCGAGCCCATAGCCCTGGGCATTGGCATCGGTTTGGGTGGAACACCGCTCGCCTCGGACTCCGAAAGTAATCAGGAGGCGCCGCCCAAGACCAACAGCCTGACCATCCTGACTCCGACACAGCACTCGACCCAGAATCAGACACAGGCGCCGAGCCAGCCCCACAAAACTAATAATTCGATCACCAACAATGGTCAGGCGGCTCCATCGGCAGAAGAGGAAGCGGTTACAGCAGCACcacagccagccagcaaagCGACTGCAGCACCAGCCaatggaaacggaaacgggAACGGCGTCCTGggcgacgaggatgaggatgaggcggaggacgaggaggaagATGAgctggacgaggaggaggataaTGAGGCGGAGCTAGAGGCTGACGAAAGCAATAGCAGCAACGGCATTGTAAGGGACAGtaaactgcagcagctggcgGCGAAGAAGGTGGCGGATGCGGTCTCGCCGGTAGCGTCAGCGGGTGCAGACTCGGCGCCAGCTATTGGCCAGAAGCGTACGGCCCTGCACTGCGATATGGAGCTGAAGAACGCCGGCGGAGTTGGTGTGAGCGTGGGGGAGAAGTCACCGGAGCTAAAGAAACTGCGCAGCGAATGA